One Drosophila virilis strain 15010-1051.87 chromosome 5, Dvir_AGI_RSII-ME, whole genome shotgun sequence DNA window includes the following coding sequences:
- the LOC6624804 gene encoding cytochrome P450 4e5, mitochondrial: MWFILYAFLALPLLVFAYFELSVAKKKRVLNKIKGPPTLPILGNAHQVGKSPAAILNTLFDWWYEYDKDNYRMWIGYNGNICVTNPKHLEVILNSITLIKKSGIYDLLNPWLGEGLLTSTGSKWHKHRKMITPAFHFNILQDFHQVMNENSTKFIKRLKKVSAGDSIIDFQDETHYLTLDVICDTAMGVTINAIEQRDTVEVVKAFKDMCYNINMRAFHPFKRSELLYRLAPDYPANVKTLKILQDFTNEIIEKRIEAHRTGIAKKTEDNEFSRKKMAFLDTLLSSTIDGRPLNQQEIYEEVSTFMFEGHDTTTSGVAYAAYLLSRFPEEQRKLFEEQRAVMGNEMHRDATFQEIAEMKYLDLFIKEAQRVYPSVPFIGRYTEKDYVIHGTTIPKGTALTLVLIILGYDDRIFKEPHRFYPERFETEKPGPFEYLPFSAGPRNCIGQKFAMLEIKTVVSKLVRTFEILPAVDELVSKDGYLNTYLGLPKAEKEKKESQGHKYDPILSAVLTLKSENGLHLRLHERK; this comes from the exons ATGTGgtttattttgtatgcatttCTGGCATTACCATTGCTGGTATTTGCGTACTTTGAACTGAGTGTTGCTAAAAAGAAACGTGTTCTTAACAAAATAAAGGGCCCGCCCACACTGCCGATTCTTGGCAATGCTCACCAAGTTGGCAAAAGTCCTGCTG CCATATTAAATACCTTGTTTGACTGGTGGTATGAATACGACAAGGATAACTATCGTATGTGGATAGGCTACAATGGAAACATTTGTGTGACTAATCCCAAACATTTGGAG GTCATATTGAACAGCATCAcgttaataaaaaaatctgGTATTTACGATTTGTTGAATCCTTGGCTGGGCGAAGGACTGCTCACAAGCACCGGCAGCAAATGGCATAAGCACCGCAAGATGATAACGCCCGCCTTCCACTTTAATATCCTCCAAGATTTTCACCAAGTCATGAATGAAAACTCAACCAAATTCATCAAGCGGCTCAAGAAAGTATCCGCTGGTGACAGTATTATAGATTTCCAGGACGAAACACATTATTTAACTTTGGACGTCATCTGCGACACAGCGATGGGAGTGACCATTAATGCCATTGAACAGCGCGACACCGTCGAGGTGGTGAAGGCTTTTAAAGA CATGTGTTACAACATAAACATGCGGGCATTCCATCCCTTCAAGCGTTCCGAGCTGCTTTATCGGTTAGCTCCAGATTATCCTGCCAATGTGAAAACCCTGAAAATTTTACAAGACTTTACCAACGAAATAATCGAGAAGCGTATTGAGGCTCATCGCACGGGTATCGCCAAGAAAACGGAAGACAACGAATTCTCACGTAAGAAGATGGCTTTTCTGGATACCCTTCTTTCGTCTACCATTGACGGGCGTCCTTTGAATCAGCAGGAGATATACGAAGAGGTCTCCACATTTATGTTTGAGGGACACGACACGACGACGTCGGGCGTGGCATATGCTGCCTACTTACTATCCAGGTTTCCGGAGGAACAG CGTAAGCTTTTTGAGGAACAGCGAGCTGTCATGGGCAATGAGATGCATCGGGATGCCACATTCCAGGAAATCGCAGAGATGAAATACTTGGACTTGTTCATTAAGGAAGCGCAGAGAGTCTATCCCAGTGTTCCCTTCATCGGTCGATACACTGAGAAAGACTATGTGATAC ATGGTACCACAATACCTAAGGGCACAGCTCTAACTCTAGTACTTATTATTCTGGGCTATGACGATCGCATTTTCAAGGAACCACATCGATTCTATCCGGAACGATTCGAGACCGAGAAACCTGGGCCCTTTGAGTACTTGCCCTTTAGCGCAGGTCCACGTAACTGCATTGGACAAAAGTTTGCAATGTTGGAGATCAAGACTGTGGTATCGAAGCTAGTGCGAACCTTCGAAATATTGCCTGCTGTTGATGAGCTTGTTTCCAAGGATGGCTATCTTAACACGTATTTGGGCTTGCCCAAGGCGGAGAAAGAAAAGAAGGAGAGCCAAGGTCACAAATACGATCCCATATTGTCGGCCGTGTTGACCCTAAAATCAGAGAATGGTCTTCATCTCCGCTTGCATGAAAGAAAATAA
- the Cyp4ad1 gene encoding probable cytochrome P450 4ad1, producing the protein MFLLAAAIVLATILVFKGVKIFNYIDHMAGIMEMIPGPTPYPFVGNIFQFGLKPAEYPKKVLQYCRKYDFQGFRSLVFLQYHIMLSDPAEIQNMLSSSSLLYKEHLYSFLRPWLGDGLLTSSGARWLKHQKLYGPAFERSAIEGYLRVVHRTGDRFVQKLRQQTEASKPFDAQELVAKCTLDIVCENATGMASNSLNDEPSDLHSAIKDLCEIVQERTFSIVKRFDALFRLTPYYLKQRRALHLLRNEIKRIISDRQRQQQLTKSNDHKNKSFLDVLLCSKLDGDALKEREIVEELSTFIFTGHDPVASAISFTIYTLSRHPEIQQKVYDEQLRIFGKNMSEEADMARLEQMHYLELVIRETLRLYPAVPLIARTNRKSIDINGTKVAKRTTVIMCLIAMGYNERYFDEPCVFRPERFERANRNEGIEAFKSVPFSAGPRRCIAEKYAMYQLQALLSLLVRHFEILPAVDGLPPGINDHSQVDCVPQSEYDPVLNIRVTLKSENGIQIRLKQRTAMQ; encoded by the exons atGTTTCTGCTAGCAGCGGCAATCGTTTTGGCCACAATTTTGGTGTTCAAGGGTGTCAAGATATTCAATTATATTGATCACATGGCTGGCATTATGGAAATGATACCGGGCCCAACGCCATACCCATTTGTGGGTAATATCTTTCAGTTCGGTCTGAAGCCAGCCG AGTATCCCAAAAAGGTATTACAGTATTGCAGAAAATATGATTTTCAAGGCTTCCGTTCGCTTGTATTCCTGCAGTATCACATAATGCTCAGCGATCCGGCGGAAATTCAG AACATGTTGTCGAGCTCTTCACTGTTGTACAAGGAGCACTTGTATTCGTTTCTGCGCCCCTGGCTGGGGGATGGGCTGCTCACCAGCTCCGGTGCTCGTTGGCTCAAACACCAGAAGCTCTATGGGCCCGCCTTCGAACGCTCCGCCATCGAGGGCTATTTGCGTGTGGTGCATCGAACCGGCGATAGGTTTGTACAGAAGCTGCGCCAGCAGACGGAAGCATCAAAGCCCTTTGACGCCCAGGAGCTGGTTGCCAAGTGTACGCTGGATATTGTTTGCG AGAATGCAACTGGCATGGCCAGCAATTCACTGAACGATGAGCCGTCAGATTTACACAGCGCCATTAAAGA CCTGTGCGAAATCGTTCAGGAGCGCACCTTTAGTATAGTCAAGCGCTTCGATGCACTTTTCCGACTGACTCCCTACTACTTGAAGCAGCGACGGGCGCTGCACTTGCTCAGGAATGAAATAAAACGC ATAATATCCGACAGACAAAGGCAACAGCAGTTGACCAAAAGCAACGATCACAAAAACAAGTCTTTCTTGGATGTTCTTCTGTGCTCCAAGCTTGATGGGGACGCGCTCAAGGAGCGCGAGATAGTCGAGGAGCTATCCACGTTTATATTTACG GGCCACGATCCAGTTGCCTCTGCGATCTCTTTTACCATTTACACGCTCTCCCGTCATCCAGAAATACAGCAGAAGGTCTATGACGAACAGCTGCgtatttttggaaaaaatatgtCCGAAGAAGCGGACATGGCGCGGTTGGAGCAAATGCACTATCTGGAGTTGGTTATACGCGAGACGCTGCGCCTGTATCCCGCTGTACCGCTGATAGCACGCACCAACCGCAAATCCATAGACATAA ATGGGACAAAGGTAGCCAAGCGCACAACTGTCATCATGTGCCTCATTGCGATGGGTTACAACGAGCGATACTTTGATGAGCCCTGCGTTTTCAGGCCGGAGCGATTCGAGCGGGCGAACAGGAACGAAGGCATCGAAGCCTTCAAGAGTGTCCCGTTCAGCGCTGGACCCAGACGCTGCATTG ccgaaaagtatgcaatgtaTCAGCTCCAGGCGCTGCTCTCGTTGCTGGTACGGCACTTTGAAATACTGCCCGCCGTGGATGGCCTGCCCCCGGGCATCAATGACCACAGCCAAGTGGACTGCGTGCCTCAAAGTGAATACGATCCGGTACTAAACATTCGTGTAACGCTCAAATCCGAAAACGGCATACAAATCAGGCTCAAACAACGAACAGCTATGCAATAA
- the LOC6625747 gene encoding larval cuticle protein 2: protein MFKVLMICAFFGMAVALSPGLLHGIRPVAHPVRSSPVGHGEDVHAEVLSRKDDVRADGFDASLETSNHISRAESGDEHGNIHGSFAWVSPEGEQIQISYVADENGYQPQGAALPTPPPIPVEIERALAWIAAHPPAPEKYSHH from the exons atgtttaaagtA TTGATGATTTGCGCCTTTTTCGGCATGGCCGTCGCCTTGTCACCTGGTCTATTGCATGGCATCCGTCCGGTGGCGCATCCAGTGCGCTCCAGCCCCGTTGGGCACGGCGAGGATGTGCACGCTGAAGTGCTTTCTCGCAAGGATGATGTGCGCGCTGATGGCTTCGACGCAAGCCTTGAGACCAGCAACCATATTAGCCGCGCAGAAAGCGGGGATGAGCACGGAAACATCCACGGTAGCTTTGCCTGGGTTTCGCCCGAGGGTGAACAAATCCAGATCTCTTATGTGGCTGATGAGAACGGCTACCAGCCACAGGGTGCAGCTCTGCCAACCCCGCCTCCAATTCCAGTTGAAATCGAGCGTGCCCTTGCCTGGATTGCAGCACATCCTCCAGCACCCGAGAAATACTCTCATCATTAA
- the LOC6625746 gene encoding larval cuticle protein 1 has translation MFKALLICAVIGLAAALPVAPSSEDVHAEVVSRKDDVRPDGFDSSLETSNKIGRSESGDEHGNIHGSFSWVSPEGEKIEISYVADENGYQPQGAALPTPPPVPVEIERALQWLAAHPPAPEYESKH, from the exons ATGTTCAAAGCC CTATTGATCTGCGCAGTTATCGGCCTGGCCGCCGCCTTGCCAGTTGCTCCTTCTTCTGAGGATGTGCACGCCGAAGTTGTTTCCCGCAAGGATGATGTGCGCCCGGATGGTTTCGACTCTTCTCTGGAAACAAGCAACAAGATTGGCCGCTCAGAGAGTGGAGATGAGCACGGAAACATCCACGGCAGCTTCTCTTGGGTCTCGCCCGAGGgtgaaaaaattgaaatttcttaTGTAGCTGACGAGAACGGATACCAGCCACAGGGCGCAGCTCTGCCAACCCCACCCCCAGTCCCAGTCGAAATTGAACGAGCTCTCCAATGGTTGGCCGCCCATCCCCCAGCACCCGAGTACGAGAGTAAGCACTAA
- the LOC6625745 gene encoding larval cuticle protein 2, with product MFKIVMICAVIGLAAALPVAPNPDDVKAEVVSRKDDIRPDGFDASLDTTNHITRAESGDEHGNIHGSFAWISPEGEKIEISYVADENGYQPQGASLPVPPPIPAEIQRSLEWIAAHPSKPEH from the exons atgtttaaaatt GTGATGATCTGTGCAGTTATCGGCCTGGCCGCCGCCTTGCCAGTTGCCCCTAACCCTGACGATGTAAAGGCCGAAGTTGTTTCCCGCAAGGATGATATTCGCCCGGATGGTTTCGACGCAAGCCTTGATACAACCAACCATATCACACGCGCAGAGAGCGGTGATGAGCACGGAAACATCCACGGCAGCTTTGCCTGGATCTCGCCTGAGGGCGAAAAAATCGAAATCTCTTATGTTGCTGATGAGAACGGATATCAGCCACAAGGCGCATCTCTGCCCGTACCACCCCCGATCCCAGCTGAGATCCAGCGCAGTCTTGAATGGATTGCTGCTCACCCATCAAAGCCCGAGCATTAA
- the LOC6625744 gene encoding larval cuticle protein III/IV encodes MFKILLICAVIGLAAAVESEANAETLERKDDVRPDGFNTLLKTSNGIEQAQSGDEHGNSQGDFSWVSPEGVHVLVKYVADENGYQPQSDLLPTPPPIPVEIQRALEWIAAHPSKLEK; translated from the exons ATGTTCAAAATC CTGTTGATCTGCGCAGTTATTGGCCTGGCCGCCGCTGTGGAGTCTGAAGCGAATGCAGAAACTCTTGAACGCAAGGACGATGTGCGCCCAGATGGTTTCAATACCCTCCTGAAGACCTCCAATGGCATTGAACAAGCTCAGAGCGGTGACGAGCACGGAAACTCTCAGGGAGACTTCAGCTGGGTCTCGCCCGAAGGTGTCCATGTTCTGGTTAAGTATGTGGCTGATGAGAATGGTTACCAGCCCCAGAGCGATTTGCTGCCCACACCACCCCCAATCCCAGTTGAGATCCAGCGCGCTCTTGAATGGATTGCTGCCCACCCCTCAAAGCTTGAGAAATAG